In Nicotiana tabacum cultivar K326 chromosome 17, ASM71507v2, whole genome shotgun sequence, one DNA window encodes the following:
- the LOC107790590 gene encoding uncharacterized protein LOC107790590 isoform X1 yields the protein MEPHHNSDSNSKPSSASEGAYSRVSNPLLQSDCSEFGDNRGLDDFDPVIGSNIVKTDKHEEYNRLAVHLRGEIRENTSLTSGLDNRAEELVTNFSVQTTHKTTQELFSKRSFQDTQEAGERYHMDCSKGEFEEDSITLRQNNILKCSEKIISSNWDKIGKYGSETSGQSAGHINNDESYIMGNPVAGKQETLCTEKNYEKGAHTSKEMVKAKVSNVNLIQQTNESDVKRNSLYPQLTENRECETQSSQMVEESKCHQNQGRYFCYDSPLFGETGAWIPVSVPPMSESEHEEWNRGFCSNGGYLPDGDTDWNQCMGEDKELTMWDVVVDMLLAARGKVQSLASGDIGNMSWISSHLIEQAWKEMAQTLTEANFGNAQEILEADPPKWLPDSASSSCMLCSVRFHPIMCSRHHCRFCGGIFCNECTKGRSLLPEKFRTGEPQRVCDVCCVRLESVQPYLMDRVSRAAQLPTHDLTDLSTLRSWVNFPWGQSMEYEIYKATNAIRGYERIGLLSSEKKIPEAILQNARGLAILTVVKVGVMVTYNIGTGLVIARREDGSWSPPSAISSFGVGWGAQAGGELTDFIIVLRTTDAVKTFGGDAHLSIGAGVSAAAGIIGRTAEADLRAGTGGYAACYTYSCSKGAFVGCSLQGSVVTTRTRENSRFYGSQSLKASEILLGSLPRPPAAATLYRALADLYQKL from the exons ATGGAGCCCCATCACAATTCGGATTCTAATTCAAAGCCCTCATCTGCTAGTGAAGGAGCTTATTCTAGGGTTTCAAATCCACTTCTTCAATCG GACTGTAGTGAGTTTGGAGATAACAGAGGCTTGGATGATTTTGATCCAGTCATTGGTTCAAACATTGTGAAAACAGATAAGCATGAAGAATATAACAGACTAGCTGTACACCTAAGGGGTGAAATTCGTGAGAACACAAGTTTGACAAGTGGTCTAGATAATCGAGCAGAGGAACTTGTTACCAACTTCTCTGTTCAAACCACACACAAAACAACACAGGAACTTTTCAGTAAACGGTCATTTCAAGACACTCAAGAAGCTGGTGAGAGGTATCATATGGACTGCTCGAAAGGGGAATTTGAAGAAGATTCTATAACACTGAGACAGAACAATATCTTGAAGTGTTCTGAAAAGATTATTAGCAGCAACTGGGATAAAATAGGAAAATATGGTTCTGAAACATCTGGTCAAAGTGCAGGTCACATAAACAACGACGAGAGTTATATCATGGGCAATCCAGTGGCTGGAAAACAAGAGACTTTGTGCACAGAAAAAAACTATGAGAAGGGGGCCCACACAAGTAAGGAAATGGTTAAAGCTAAAGTCTCAAATGTTAATTTAATTCAACAGACCAATGAAAGTGATGTAAAAAGAAATTCTCTATACCCACAATTAACTGAAAATAGAGAATGTGAAACGCAGTCATCTCAAATGGTAGAAGAAAGTAAGTGTCACCAAAACCAAGGAAGATATTTCTGCTATGATTCACCACTCTTTGGTGAAACTGGAGCTTGGATTCCTGTATCAGTTCCTCCAATGTCAGAGAGTGAGCATGAAGAGTGGAATAGAGGCTTCTGCTCCAATGGGGGATATCTTCCTGATGGTGACACTGATTGGAATCAGTGCATGGGGGAAGACAAGGAGTTGACCATGTGGGATGTGGTGGTCGATATGTTGCTTGCAGCCCGAGGGAAAGTGCAATCTCTTGCATCTGGTGATATTGGTAACATGTCATggatatcaagccatctcattgAACAGGCTTGGAAAGAGATGGCTCAAACCCTCACAGAAGCTAATTTTGGTAATGCCCAGGAAATTCTTGAGGCAGATCCTCCCAAATGGTTGCCTGACAGTGCATCTTCCTCTTGTATGTTATGTAGTGTGCGGTTCCACCCTATCATGTGCAGCAGGCATCATTGTCGATTTTGTGGTGGAATATTTTGCAATGAATGTACTAAAGGAAGGAGTTTGCTCCCTGAAAAATTTCGCACTGGGGAACCGCAGCGAGTATGTGATGTATGTTGTGTACGTCTTGAGTCCGTGCAGCCATACCTAATGGATCGAGTAAGCCGTGCTGCTCAGTTGCCAACCCATGACCTTACTGACCTGAGCACATTGCGATCTTGGGTAAACTTCCCGTGGGGACAGTCAATGGAATACGAAATTTACAAGGCCACTAACGCTATTCGGGGCTATGAAAGG ATTGGTTTGTTGAGTTCTGAGAAGAAAATTCCAGAAGCTATTCTACAAAATGCAAGAGGTCTTGCCATACTTACGGTCGTGAAAGTTGGAGTGATGGTCACCTATAACATTGGAACTGGATTGGTTATTGCGCGTAGAGAAGATGGTTCATGGTCTCCCCCGTCGGCCATTTCTTCTTTCGGTGTGGGATGGGGTGCTCAG GCTGGTGGAGAACTCACTGACTTCATTATTGTTCTGAGAACTACTGATGCTGTCAAGACTTTTGGTGGTGATGCGCATCTTTCAATTGGAGCTGGTGTGAGTGCTGCTGCTGGGATCATTGGACGAACTGCTGAAGCTGATCTTCGTGCTGGTACTGGAGGCTATGCTGCTTGTTATACATACAGCTGCAGTAAAG GTGCCTTTGTTGGGTGTTCCCTACAAGGGAGTGTAGTGACTACCCGAACACGAGAAAATTCCAGATTTTATGGTAGCCAGTCATTAAAAGCTTCAGAAATTCTCCTTGGTTCGTTGCCGAGGCCCCCTGCTGCAGCCACCCTATATCGTGCACTTGCCGATTTATACCAGAAACTTTGA
- the LOC107790590 gene encoding uncharacterized protein LOC107790590 isoform X2: protein MDCSKGEFEEDSITLRQNNILKCSEKIISSNWDKIGKYGSETSGQSAGHINNDESYIMGNPVAGKQETLCTEKNYEKGAHTSKEMVKAKVSNVNLIQQTNESDVKRNSLYPQLTENRECETQSSQMVEESKCHQNQGRYFCYDSPLFGETGAWIPVSVPPMSESEHEEWNRGFCSNGGYLPDGDTDWNQCMGEDKELTMWDVVVDMLLAARGKVQSLASGDIGNMSWISSHLIEQAWKEMAQTLTEANFGNAQEILEADPPKWLPDSASSSCMLCSVRFHPIMCSRHHCRFCGGIFCNECTKGRSLLPEKFRTGEPQRVCDVCCVRLESVQPYLMDRVSRAAQLPTHDLTDLSTLRSWVNFPWGQSMEYEIYKATNAIRGYERIGLLSSEKKIPEAILQNARGLAILTVVKVGVMVTYNIGTGLVIARREDGSWSPPSAISSFGVGWGAQAGGELTDFIIVLRTTDAVKTFGGDAHLSIGAGVSAAAGIIGRTAEADLRAGTGGYAACYTYSCSKGAFVGCSLQGSVVTTRTRENSRFYGSQSLKASEILLGSLPRPPAAATLYRALADLYQKL, encoded by the exons ATGGACTGCTCGAAAGGGGAATTTGAAGAAGATTCTATAACACTGAGACAGAACAATATCTTGAAGTGTTCTGAAAAGATTATTAGCAGCAACTGGGATAAAATAGGAAAATATGGTTCTGAAACATCTGGTCAAAGTGCAGGTCACATAAACAACGACGAGAGTTATATCATGGGCAATCCAGTGGCTGGAAAACAAGAGACTTTGTGCACAGAAAAAAACTATGAGAAGGGGGCCCACACAAGTAAGGAAATGGTTAAAGCTAAAGTCTCAAATGTTAATTTAATTCAACAGACCAATGAAAGTGATGTAAAAAGAAATTCTCTATACCCACAATTAACTGAAAATAGAGAATGTGAAACGCAGTCATCTCAAATGGTAGAAGAAAGTAAGTGTCACCAAAACCAAGGAAGATATTTCTGCTATGATTCACCACTCTTTGGTGAAACTGGAGCTTGGATTCCTGTATCAGTTCCTCCAATGTCAGAGAGTGAGCATGAAGAGTGGAATAGAGGCTTCTGCTCCAATGGGGGATATCTTCCTGATGGTGACACTGATTGGAATCAGTGCATGGGGGAAGACAAGGAGTTGACCATGTGGGATGTGGTGGTCGATATGTTGCTTGCAGCCCGAGGGAAAGTGCAATCTCTTGCATCTGGTGATATTGGTAACATGTCATggatatcaagccatctcattgAACAGGCTTGGAAAGAGATGGCTCAAACCCTCACAGAAGCTAATTTTGGTAATGCCCAGGAAATTCTTGAGGCAGATCCTCCCAAATGGTTGCCTGACAGTGCATCTTCCTCTTGTATGTTATGTAGTGTGCGGTTCCACCCTATCATGTGCAGCAGGCATCATTGTCGATTTTGTGGTGGAATATTTTGCAATGAATGTACTAAAGGAAGGAGTTTGCTCCCTGAAAAATTTCGCACTGGGGAACCGCAGCGAGTATGTGATGTATGTTGTGTACGTCTTGAGTCCGTGCAGCCATACCTAATGGATCGAGTAAGCCGTGCTGCTCAGTTGCCAACCCATGACCTTACTGACCTGAGCACATTGCGATCTTGGGTAAACTTCCCGTGGGGACAGTCAATGGAATACGAAATTTACAAGGCCACTAACGCTATTCGGGGCTATGAAAGG ATTGGTTTGTTGAGTTCTGAGAAGAAAATTCCAGAAGCTATTCTACAAAATGCAAGAGGTCTTGCCATACTTACGGTCGTGAAAGTTGGAGTGATGGTCACCTATAACATTGGAACTGGATTGGTTATTGCGCGTAGAGAAGATGGTTCATGGTCTCCCCCGTCGGCCATTTCTTCTTTCGGTGTGGGATGGGGTGCTCAG GCTGGTGGAGAACTCACTGACTTCATTATTGTTCTGAGAACTACTGATGCTGTCAAGACTTTTGGTGGTGATGCGCATCTTTCAATTGGAGCTGGTGTGAGTGCTGCTGCTGGGATCATTGGACGAACTGCTGAAGCTGATCTTCGTGCTGGTACTGGAGGCTATGCTGCTTGTTATACATACAGCTGCAGTAAAG GTGCCTTTGTTGGGTGTTCCCTACAAGGGAGTGTAGTGACTACCCGAACACGAGAAAATTCCAGATTTTATGGTAGCCAGTCATTAAAAGCTTCAGAAATTCTCCTTGGTTCGTTGCCGAGGCCCCCTGCTGCAGCCACCCTATATCGTGCACTTGCCGATTTATACCAGAAACTTTGA